The DNA region CGCGCACCTCGATCGTGCGTCCGCCGGCATCGGTGATGATCCAGTGCCGGGTCAGCAGCTTCGCCGGCAGGCCGCCGCGGTTCTCGATGGTGACGGTGTAGGCGAAGGCGTAGCGGTCGCGGGCCGGTTCCGATTGCGCCGCGATGTATTCGGTCTCGACCGAGATGCGGATGTCGTGCAGGGCGGGCGCGTCGGTCGGCTTCATGGGGGAGGCTCTCGGGCGGGGCGGGTCAGGCGGCACTGGCGACGGCGCGCGCCTTGGCGTCGAGCGCAGCCAGCAGG from Candidatus Hydrogenedentota bacterium includes:
- a CDS encoding ApaG domain, which codes for MKPTDAPALHDIRISVETEYIAAQSEPARDRYAFAYTVTIENRGGLPAKLLTRHWIITDAGGRTIEVR